From Pan troglodytes isolate AG18354 chromosome 11, NHGRI_mPanTro3-v2.0_pri, whole genome shotgun sequence, the proteins below share one genomic window:
- the FANCG gene encoding Fanconi anemia group G protein isoform X1 encodes MSRQTTSVGSSCLDLWREKNDRLVRQAKVAQNSGLTLRRQQLAQDALEGLRGLLHSLQGLPAAVPVLPLELTVTCNFIILRASLAQGFTEDQAQDIQRSLERVLETQEQRGPRLEQGLRELWDSVLRASCLLPELLSALHRLVGLQAALWLSADRLGDLALLLETLNGSQSGASKDLLLLLKTWSPPAEELDAPLTLQDAQGLKDVLLTAFAYRQGLQELITGNPDKALSSLHEVASGLCPRPVLVQVYTALGSCHRKMGNPQRALLYLVAALKEGSAWGPPLLEASRLYQQLGDTTAELESLELLVEALNVPCSSKAPQFLIEVELLLPPPDLASPLHCGTQSQTKHILASRCLQTGRAGDAAEHYLDLLALLLDSSEPRFSPPPSPPGPCMPEVFLEAAVALIQAGRAQDALTLCEELLSRTSSLLPKMSRLWEDARKGTKELPYCPLWVSATHLLQGQAWVQLGAQKVAISEFSRCLELLFQATPEEKEQGAAFNCEQGCKSDAALQQLRAAALISRGLEWVASGQDTKALQDFLLSVQMCPGNRDTYFHLLQTLKRLDRRDEATALWWRLEAQTKGSHEDALWSLPLYLESYLSWIRPSDRDAFLEEFRTSLPKSCDL; translated from the exons ATGTCCCGCCAGACCACCTCTGTGGGCTCCAGCTGCCTGGACCTGTGGAGGGAAAAGAATGACCGGCTCGTTCGACAGGCTAAG GTGGCTCAGAACTCCGGTCTGACTCTGAGGCGACAGCAGTTGGCTCAGGATGCACTGGAAGGGCTCAGAGGGCTCCTCCATAGTCTGCAAG GGCTCCCTGCAGCTGTTCCTGTTCTTCCCTTGGAGCTGACTGTCACCTGCAACTTCATTATCCTGAGGGCAAGCTTGGCCCAGGGTTTCACAGAGGATCAGGCCCAGGATATCCAGCGGAGCCTAGAGAGAG TGCTGGAGACACAGGAGCAGCGGGGGCCCAGGTTGGAACAGGGGCTCAGGGAGCTGTGGGACTCTGTTCTTCGTGCTTCCTGCCTTCTGCCGGAGCTGCTGTCTGCCCTGCACCGCCTGGTTGGCCTGCAGGCTGCCCTCTGGTTGAGTGCTGACCGTCTTGGGGACCTGGCCTTGTTACTAGAGACCCTGAATGGCAGCCAG AGTGGAGCCTCTAAGGATCTGCTGTTACTTCTGAAAACTTGGAGTCCCCCAGCTGAGGAATTAGATGCTCCATTGACCCTGCAGGATGCCCAGGGATTGAAGGATGTCCTCCTGACAGCATTTGCCTACCGCCAAG GTCTCCAGGAGCTGATCACAGGGAACCCAGACAAGGCACTAAGCAGCCTTCATGAAGTGGCCTCAGGCCTGTGTCCACGGCCTGTGTTGGTCCAGGTGTACACAGCACTGGGGTCCTGTCACCGTAAGATG GGAAATCCACAGAGAGCACTGTTGTACTTGGTTGCAGCCCTGAAAGAGGGATCAGCCTGGGGTCCTCCACTTCTGGAGGCCTCTAGGCTCTATCAGCAACTGGGGGACACAACAGCAGAGCTGGAGAGTCTGGAGCTGCTAGTTGAG gcCTTGAATGTCCCCTGCAGTTCCAAAGCCCCGCAGTTTCTCATTGAGGTAGAATTACTACTGCCACCACCTGACCTAGCCTCACCCCTTCATTGTGGCACTCAGAGCCAGACCAAGCACATACTAGCAAGCAGGTGCCTACAGACGGGGAG GGCAGGAGACGCTGCAGAGCATTACTTGGACCTGCTGGCCCTGTTGCTGGATAGCTCGGAGCCAAGG ttctccccacccccctcccctccAGGGCCCTGTATGCCTGAGGTGTTTTTGGAGGCAGCGGTAGCACTGATCCAGGCAGGCAGAGCCCAAGATGCCTTGACTCTATGTGAGGAGTTGCTCAGCCGCACATCATCTCTGCTACCCAAGATGTCCCGGCTGTGGGAAGATGCCAGAAAAGGAACCAAGGAACTGCCATACTGCCCACTCTGGGTCTCTGCCACCCACCTGCTTCAGGGCCAGGCCTGGGTTCAACTGGGTGCCCAAAAAGTGGCAATTAGTGAATTTAGCAG GTGCCTCGAGCTGCTCTTCCAGGCCACACCTGAGGAAAAAGAACAAG GGGCAGCTTTCAACTGTGAGCAGGGATGTAAGTCAGATGCGGCACTGCAGCAGCTTCGGGCAGCCGCCCTAATTAGTCGTGGACTGGAATGGGTAGCCAGCGGCCAGGATACCAAAGCCTTACAGGACTTCCTCCTCAGTGTGCAGATGTGCCCAG gtaaTCGAGACACTTACTTTCACCTGCTTCAGACTCTGAAGAGGCTAGATCGGAGGGAtgaggccactgcactctggtgGAGGCTGGAGGCCCAAACTAAGGGGTCCCATGAAGATGCTCTGTG GTCTCTCCCCCTGTACCTAGAAAGCTATTTGAGCTGGATCCGTCCCTCTGATCGTGACGCCTTCCTTGAAGAATTTCGGACATCTCTGCCAAAGTCTTGTGACCTGTAG
- the FANCG gene encoding Fanconi anemia group G protein isoform X2, giving the protein MSRQTTSVGSSCLDLWREKNDRLVRQAKVAQNSGLTLRRQQLAQDALEGLRGLLHSLQGLPAAVPVLPLELTVTCNFIILRASLAQGFTEDQAQDIQRSLERVLETQEQRGPRLEQGLRELWDSVLRASCLLPELLSALHRLVGLQAALWLSADRLGDLALLLETLNGSQSGASKDLLLLLKTWSPPAEELDAPLTLQDAQGLKDVLLTAFAYRQGLQELITGNPDKALSSLHEVASGLCPRPVLVQVYTALGSCHRKMGNPQRALLYLVAALKEGSAWGPPLLEASRLYQQLGDTTAELESLELLVEALNVPCSSKAPQFLIEVELLLPPPDLASPLHCGTQSQTKHILASRAGDAAEHYLDLLALLLDSSEPRFSPPPSPPGPCMPEVFLEAAVALIQAGRAQDALTLCEELLSRTSSLLPKMSRLWEDARKGTKELPYCPLWVSATHLLQGQAWVQLGAQKVAISEFSRCLELLFQATPEEKEQGAAFNCEQGCKSDAALQQLRAAALISRGLEWVASGQDTKALQDFLLSVQMCPGNRDTYFHLLQTLKRLDRRDEATALWWRLEAQTKGSHEDALWSLPLYLESYLSWIRPSDRDAFLEEFRTSLPKSCDL; this is encoded by the exons ATGTCCCGCCAGACCACCTCTGTGGGCTCCAGCTGCCTGGACCTGTGGAGGGAAAAGAATGACCGGCTCGTTCGACAGGCTAAG GTGGCTCAGAACTCCGGTCTGACTCTGAGGCGACAGCAGTTGGCTCAGGATGCACTGGAAGGGCTCAGAGGGCTCCTCCATAGTCTGCAAG GGCTCCCTGCAGCTGTTCCTGTTCTTCCCTTGGAGCTGACTGTCACCTGCAACTTCATTATCCTGAGGGCAAGCTTGGCCCAGGGTTTCACAGAGGATCAGGCCCAGGATATCCAGCGGAGCCTAGAGAGAG TGCTGGAGACACAGGAGCAGCGGGGGCCCAGGTTGGAACAGGGGCTCAGGGAGCTGTGGGACTCTGTTCTTCGTGCTTCCTGCCTTCTGCCGGAGCTGCTGTCTGCCCTGCACCGCCTGGTTGGCCTGCAGGCTGCCCTCTGGTTGAGTGCTGACCGTCTTGGGGACCTGGCCTTGTTACTAGAGACCCTGAATGGCAGCCAG AGTGGAGCCTCTAAGGATCTGCTGTTACTTCTGAAAACTTGGAGTCCCCCAGCTGAGGAATTAGATGCTCCATTGACCCTGCAGGATGCCCAGGGATTGAAGGATGTCCTCCTGACAGCATTTGCCTACCGCCAAG GTCTCCAGGAGCTGATCACAGGGAACCCAGACAAGGCACTAAGCAGCCTTCATGAAGTGGCCTCAGGCCTGTGTCCACGGCCTGTGTTGGTCCAGGTGTACACAGCACTGGGGTCCTGTCACCGTAAGATG GGAAATCCACAGAGAGCACTGTTGTACTTGGTTGCAGCCCTGAAAGAGGGATCAGCCTGGGGTCCTCCACTTCTGGAGGCCTCTAGGCTCTATCAGCAACTGGGGGACACAACAGCAGAGCTGGAGAGTCTGGAGCTGCTAGTTGAG gcCTTGAATGTCCCCTGCAGTTCCAAAGCCCCGCAGTTTCTCATTGAGGTAGAATTACTACTGCCACCACCTGACCTAGCCTCACCCCTTCATTGTGGCACTCAGAGCCAGACCAAGCACATACTAGCAAGCAG GGCAGGAGACGCTGCAGAGCATTACTTGGACCTGCTGGCCCTGTTGCTGGATAGCTCGGAGCCAAGG ttctccccacccccctcccctccAGGGCCCTGTATGCCTGAGGTGTTTTTGGAGGCAGCGGTAGCACTGATCCAGGCAGGCAGAGCCCAAGATGCCTTGACTCTATGTGAGGAGTTGCTCAGCCGCACATCATCTCTGCTACCCAAGATGTCCCGGCTGTGGGAAGATGCCAGAAAAGGAACCAAGGAACTGCCATACTGCCCACTCTGGGTCTCTGCCACCCACCTGCTTCAGGGCCAGGCCTGGGTTCAACTGGGTGCCCAAAAAGTGGCAATTAGTGAATTTAGCAG GTGCCTCGAGCTGCTCTTCCAGGCCACACCTGAGGAAAAAGAACAAG GGGCAGCTTTCAACTGTGAGCAGGGATGTAAGTCAGATGCGGCACTGCAGCAGCTTCGGGCAGCCGCCCTAATTAGTCGTGGACTGGAATGGGTAGCCAGCGGCCAGGATACCAAAGCCTTACAGGACTTCCTCCTCAGTGTGCAGATGTGCCCAG gtaaTCGAGACACTTACTTTCACCTGCTTCAGACTCTGAAGAGGCTAGATCGGAGGGAtgaggccactgcactctggtgGAGGCTGGAGGCCCAAACTAAGGGGTCCCATGAAGATGCTCTGTG GTCTCTCCCCCTGTACCTAGAAAGCTATTTGAGCTGGATCCGTCCCTCTGATCGTGACGCCTTCCTTGAAGAATTTCGGACATCTCTGCCAAAGTCTTGTGACCTGTAG
- the FANCG gene encoding Fanconi anemia group G protein isoform X4 → MSRQTTSVGSSCLDLWREKNDRLVRQAKVAQNSGLTLRRQQLAQDALEGLRGLLHSLQGLPAAVPVLPLELTVTCNFIILRASLAQGFTEDQAQDIQRSLERVLETQEQRGPRLEQGLRELWDSVLRASCLLPELLSALHRLVGLQAALWLSADRLGDLALLLETLNGSQSGASKDLLLLLKTWSPPAEELDAPLTLQDAQGLKDVLLTAFAYRQGLQELITGNPDKALSSLHEVASGLCPRPVLVQVYTALGSCHRKMGNPQRALLYLVAALKEGSAWGPPLLEASRLYQQLGDTTAELESLELLVEALNVPCSSKAPQFLIEVELLLPPPDLASPLHCGTQSQTKHILASRCLQTGRAGDAAEHYLDLLALLLDSSEPRFSPPPSPPGPCMPEVFLEAAVALIQAGRAQDALTLCEELLSRTSSLLPKMSRLWEDARKGTKELPYCPLWVSATHLLQGQAWVQLGAQKVAISEFSRCLELLFQATPEEKEQGLSPCT, encoded by the exons ATGTCCCGCCAGACCACCTCTGTGGGCTCCAGCTGCCTGGACCTGTGGAGGGAAAAGAATGACCGGCTCGTTCGACAGGCTAAG GTGGCTCAGAACTCCGGTCTGACTCTGAGGCGACAGCAGTTGGCTCAGGATGCACTGGAAGGGCTCAGAGGGCTCCTCCATAGTCTGCAAG GGCTCCCTGCAGCTGTTCCTGTTCTTCCCTTGGAGCTGACTGTCACCTGCAACTTCATTATCCTGAGGGCAAGCTTGGCCCAGGGTTTCACAGAGGATCAGGCCCAGGATATCCAGCGGAGCCTAGAGAGAG TGCTGGAGACACAGGAGCAGCGGGGGCCCAGGTTGGAACAGGGGCTCAGGGAGCTGTGGGACTCTGTTCTTCGTGCTTCCTGCCTTCTGCCGGAGCTGCTGTCTGCCCTGCACCGCCTGGTTGGCCTGCAGGCTGCCCTCTGGTTGAGTGCTGACCGTCTTGGGGACCTGGCCTTGTTACTAGAGACCCTGAATGGCAGCCAG AGTGGAGCCTCTAAGGATCTGCTGTTACTTCTGAAAACTTGGAGTCCCCCAGCTGAGGAATTAGATGCTCCATTGACCCTGCAGGATGCCCAGGGATTGAAGGATGTCCTCCTGACAGCATTTGCCTACCGCCAAG GTCTCCAGGAGCTGATCACAGGGAACCCAGACAAGGCACTAAGCAGCCTTCATGAAGTGGCCTCAGGCCTGTGTCCACGGCCTGTGTTGGTCCAGGTGTACACAGCACTGGGGTCCTGTCACCGTAAGATG GGAAATCCACAGAGAGCACTGTTGTACTTGGTTGCAGCCCTGAAAGAGGGATCAGCCTGGGGTCCTCCACTTCTGGAGGCCTCTAGGCTCTATCAGCAACTGGGGGACACAACAGCAGAGCTGGAGAGTCTGGAGCTGCTAGTTGAG gcCTTGAATGTCCCCTGCAGTTCCAAAGCCCCGCAGTTTCTCATTGAGGTAGAATTACTACTGCCACCACCTGACCTAGCCTCACCCCTTCATTGTGGCACTCAGAGCCAGACCAAGCACATACTAGCAAGCAGGTGCCTACAGACGGGGAG GGCAGGAGACGCTGCAGAGCATTACTTGGACCTGCTGGCCCTGTTGCTGGATAGCTCGGAGCCAAGG ttctccccacccccctcccctccAGGGCCCTGTATGCCTGAGGTGTTTTTGGAGGCAGCGGTAGCACTGATCCAGGCAGGCAGAGCCCAAGATGCCTTGACTCTATGTGAGGAGTTGCTCAGCCGCACATCATCTCTGCTACCCAAGATGTCCCGGCTGTGGGAAGATGCCAGAAAAGGAACCAAGGAACTGCCATACTGCCCACTCTGGGTCTCTGCCACCCACCTGCTTCAGGGCCAGGCCTGGGTTCAACTGGGTGCCCAAAAAGTGGCAATTAGTGAATTTAGCAG GTGCCTCGAGCTGCTCTTCCAGGCCACACCTGAGGAAAAAGAACAAG GTCTCTCCCCCTGTACCTAG
- the FANCG gene encoding Fanconi anemia group G protein isoform X3 yields MSRQTTSVGSSCLDLWREKNDRLVRQAKVAQNSGLTLRRQQLAQDALEGLRGLLHSLQGLPAAVPVLPLELTVTCNFIILRASLAQGFTEDQAQDIQRSLERVLETQEQRGPRLEQGLRELWDSVLRASCLLPELLSALHRLVGLQAALWLSADRLGDLALLLETLNGSQSGASKDLLLLLKTWSPPAEELDAPLTLQDAQGLKDVLLTAFAYRQGLQELITGNPDKALSSLHEVASGLCPRPVLVQVYTALGSCHRKMGNPQRALLYLVAALKEGSAWGPPLLEASRLYQQLGDTTAELESLELLVEALNVPCSSKAPQFLIEVELLLPPPDLASPLHCGTQSQTKHILASRCLQTGRAGDAAEHYLDLLALLLDSSEPRFSPPPSPPGPCMPEVFLEAAVALIQAGRAQDALTLCEELLSRTSSLLPKMSRLWEDARKGTKELPYCPLWVSATHLLQGQAWVQLGAQKVAISEFSRCLELLFQATPEEKEQGAAFNCEQGCKSDAALQQLRAAALISRGLEWVASGQDTKALQDFLLSVQMCPGLSPCT; encoded by the exons ATGTCCCGCCAGACCACCTCTGTGGGCTCCAGCTGCCTGGACCTGTGGAGGGAAAAGAATGACCGGCTCGTTCGACAGGCTAAG GTGGCTCAGAACTCCGGTCTGACTCTGAGGCGACAGCAGTTGGCTCAGGATGCACTGGAAGGGCTCAGAGGGCTCCTCCATAGTCTGCAAG GGCTCCCTGCAGCTGTTCCTGTTCTTCCCTTGGAGCTGACTGTCACCTGCAACTTCATTATCCTGAGGGCAAGCTTGGCCCAGGGTTTCACAGAGGATCAGGCCCAGGATATCCAGCGGAGCCTAGAGAGAG TGCTGGAGACACAGGAGCAGCGGGGGCCCAGGTTGGAACAGGGGCTCAGGGAGCTGTGGGACTCTGTTCTTCGTGCTTCCTGCCTTCTGCCGGAGCTGCTGTCTGCCCTGCACCGCCTGGTTGGCCTGCAGGCTGCCCTCTGGTTGAGTGCTGACCGTCTTGGGGACCTGGCCTTGTTACTAGAGACCCTGAATGGCAGCCAG AGTGGAGCCTCTAAGGATCTGCTGTTACTTCTGAAAACTTGGAGTCCCCCAGCTGAGGAATTAGATGCTCCATTGACCCTGCAGGATGCCCAGGGATTGAAGGATGTCCTCCTGACAGCATTTGCCTACCGCCAAG GTCTCCAGGAGCTGATCACAGGGAACCCAGACAAGGCACTAAGCAGCCTTCATGAAGTGGCCTCAGGCCTGTGTCCACGGCCTGTGTTGGTCCAGGTGTACACAGCACTGGGGTCCTGTCACCGTAAGATG GGAAATCCACAGAGAGCACTGTTGTACTTGGTTGCAGCCCTGAAAGAGGGATCAGCCTGGGGTCCTCCACTTCTGGAGGCCTCTAGGCTCTATCAGCAACTGGGGGACACAACAGCAGAGCTGGAGAGTCTGGAGCTGCTAGTTGAG gcCTTGAATGTCCCCTGCAGTTCCAAAGCCCCGCAGTTTCTCATTGAGGTAGAATTACTACTGCCACCACCTGACCTAGCCTCACCCCTTCATTGTGGCACTCAGAGCCAGACCAAGCACATACTAGCAAGCAGGTGCCTACAGACGGGGAG GGCAGGAGACGCTGCAGAGCATTACTTGGACCTGCTGGCCCTGTTGCTGGATAGCTCGGAGCCAAGG ttctccccacccccctcccctccAGGGCCCTGTATGCCTGAGGTGTTTTTGGAGGCAGCGGTAGCACTGATCCAGGCAGGCAGAGCCCAAGATGCCTTGACTCTATGTGAGGAGTTGCTCAGCCGCACATCATCTCTGCTACCCAAGATGTCCCGGCTGTGGGAAGATGCCAGAAAAGGAACCAAGGAACTGCCATACTGCCCACTCTGGGTCTCTGCCACCCACCTGCTTCAGGGCCAGGCCTGGGTTCAACTGGGTGCCCAAAAAGTGGCAATTAGTGAATTTAGCAG GTGCCTCGAGCTGCTCTTCCAGGCCACACCTGAGGAAAAAGAACAAG GGGCAGCTTTCAACTGTGAGCAGGGATGTAAGTCAGATGCGGCACTGCAGCAGCTTCGGGCAGCCGCCCTAATTAGTCGTGGACTGGAATGGGTAGCCAGCGGCCAGGATACCAAAGCCTTACAGGACTTCCTCCTCAGTGTGCAGATGTGCCCAG GTCTCTCCCCCTGTACCTAG
- the LOC101057501 gene encoding uncharacterized protein LOC101057501 (The RefSeq protein has 1 substitution compared to this genomic sequence) — translation MVTFLMMVKQKALPTERQPTGDPAQALQNVSATGHKTLAEMSEILQGRRHDQRDGSSSNSFLGTGGETWRARRMMPKGERLAESWGAIPLLSVFTTHNRSKDSRTPTAPQPQASRPEPHHRASSWDPLVWASSLHQSAVASSLRSSLFRV, via the coding sequence ATGGTCACATTCCTAATGATGGTGAAGCAGAAAGCCCTCCCCACAGAGAGACAGCCCACTGGGGACCCAGCTCAAGCTCTTCAAAACGTGTCAGCTACAGGTCACAAGACTTTGGCAGAGATGTCCGAAATTCTTCAAGGAAGGCGTCACGATCAGAGGGACGGATCCAGCTCAAATAGCTTTCTAGGTACAGGGGGAGAGACCTGGAGAGCAAGAAGGATGATGCCTAAGGGTGAAAGATTGGCAGAAAGCTGGGGAGCCATACCCCCGCTTTCAGTGTTCACCACCCACAATAGGTCCAAGGACTCTAGGACACCAACTGCCCCTCAGCCCCAAGCCAGCAGGCCTGAGCCTCACCACAGAGCATCTTCATGGGACCCCTTAGTTTGGGCCTCCAGCCTCcaccagagtgcagtggcctcaTCCCTCCGATCTAGCCTCTTCAGAGTCTGA